Proteins from one Lepidochelys kempii isolate rLepKem1 chromosome 6, rLepKem1.hap2, whole genome shotgun sequence genomic window:
- the AREL1 gene encoding apoptosis-resistant E3 ubiquitin protein ligase 1 isoform X5, giving the protein MVVPSKTKIVCHFSTLVLTCRQQHTLQIVPRDEYDNPTSNSVSLIDEQNYSLSIHELGPQEEESSGILFEKSVVSNRQTCQVFLRLTLHHKGCFHACICYQNQPISNGDFDIIVLSENEMNIVERNVSTSGVSIYFEAYLYNSTSYANTQWHLPPIHLGSSQRRPSTATEDEDEDSPSDGQTPEKVKKPKKVYCYVSPKQFSVKEFYLKIIPWRLFTFRVCPGTKFSYHGPDPVHKLLTLVVDDGIQPPVELSCKERNILAATFIRSLHKNIGGSETFQDKVNFFQRELRQVHMKRPHSKVTLKVSRHGLLESSLKATRNFSISDWSKNFEVVFQDEEALDWGGPRREWFELICKALFNTTNQLFTRFSDNNQALVHPNPDRSPHLRLKVYEFAGRLVGKCLYESSLGGAYKQLVRARFTRSFLAQIIGLRMHYKYFETDDPEFYKSKVCFILNNDVSEMELVFAEEKYNKLGQLEKVVELVTGGAQVLVTNENKIFYLNLLAQYRLANQVREEVDHFLKGLNELVPENLLAIFDENELELLMCGTGDISVCDFKAHAVLVGGSWHFREKVMRWFWTVVSSFTQEELARLLQFTTGSSQLPPGGFAALCPSFQIIAAPTHSTLPTAHTCFNQLCLPTYDSYEEVHKMLQLAISEGCEGFGML; this is encoded by the exons ATGGTGGTTCCTTCCAAGACCAAAATCGTCTGCCACTTCTCCACTCTGGTGCTGACCTGTAGGCAGCAGCACACCTTGCAGATTGTCCCCAGAGATGAGTATGATAATCCCACCAGCAATTCTGTGTCCCTGATAGATGAGCAGAATTACAGCCTTTCCATCCATGAG ctgggtccccaagaaGAAGAGAGCTCTGGCATTTTGTTTGAGAAGTCCGTGGTGTCCAATCGGCAGACTTGCCAAGTGTTTCTGCGACTTACCCTGCACCATAAAGGCTGTTTCCATGCTTGCATCTGCTACCAAAACCAGCCTATTAGCAATGGCGATTTTGACATTATTGTCCTAAGTG AAAATGAAATGAACATTGTAGAACGCAATGTGTCCACGTCAGGGGTGAGTATCTACTTTGAAGCCTATCTTTACAACTCTACTAGCTATGCCAACACGCAGTGGCACCTCCCACCCATTCATCTGGGCTCCTCCCAGCGCCGTCCTTCTACCGCAACTGAGGATGAGGATGAAGACTCTCCATCTGACGGCCAGACTCCTGAGAAAGTGAAGAAACCCAAAAAAGTGTATTGCTATGTGTCACCCAAG CAATTCTCAGTGAAGGAATTCTACTTGAAGATCATTCCTTGGCGCCTCTTCACCTTCAGAGTATGTCCTGGCACCAAG TTTTCTTACCACGGGCCTGATCCTGTGCACAAGCTGTTGACACTGGTGGTAGATGATGGGATCCAGCCCCCCGTGGAGCTCAGCTGCAAGGAGAGGAACATCTTGGCAGCCACTTTCATTCGTTCTCTGCATAAAAACATAG GAGGCTCAGAGACTTTTCAGGACAAAGTGAACTTCTTCCAGCGGGAGTTGCGTCAAGTGCATATGAAGAGACCTCACTCCAAGGTTACACTGAAGGTCAGCCGCCACGGCCTGCTGGAATCT TCTCTGAAAGCAACACGGAATTTTTCCATTTCCGACTGGAGCAAAAACTTTGAAGTGGTTTTCCAGGATGAAGAAG CTCTGGACTGGGGAGGCCCCCGCAGAGAGTGGTTTGAGCTGATCTGTAAGGCTTTATTTAACACCACCAATCAGCTCTTTACCCGCTTCAGTGACAACAACCAGGCACTG GTGCATCCCAACCCTGACCGGTCCCCACATCTACGGCTGAAGGTGTATGAGTTTGCAGGCCGCCTGGTTGGGAAGTGTCTCTATGAGTCATCTCTGGGAGGAGCTTACAAGCAGCTGGTGCGAGCTCGTTTCACCAGATCCTTTCTGGCTCAGATCATAGGACTGCGAATGCATTACAAG TATTTTGAAACAGATGACCCAGAATTCTATAAATCCAAGGTTTGTTTCATATTGAACAATGATGTGAGTGAGATGGAGCTCGTCTTCGCTGAGGAGAAATACAACAAATTGGGGCAGCTGGAGAAG GTGGTTGAGCTGGTAACTGGAGGGGCTCAGGTCCTAGTAACCAATGAAAATAAGATCTTCTACCTGAATCTACTTGCCCAATACAGACTGGCCAATCAGGTTAGAGAAGAGGTGGATCACTTCCTGAAAG GTCTCAATGAGCTGGTTCCTGAAAACCTCCTAGctatttttgatgaaaatgagCTTGAG TTGCTGATGTGTGGTACTGGAGACATCAGTGTCTGTGATTTCAAGGCTCATGCTGTGCTGGTGGGAGGATCCTGGCACTTCCGAGAAAAG GTCATGAGGTGGTTTTGGACCGTGGTCTCCAGTTTCACACAGGAGGAACTGGCCCGGCTGTTGCAGTTCACAACTGGTTCCTCTCAGTTGCCTCCGGGAGGGTTTGCTGCACTCTGTCCATCTTTCCAAATCATCGCAGCTCCAACTCATAGTACTTTGCCGACAGCCCACACCTG ttttaaccaGCTGTGCCTCCCGACTTATGACTCTTATGAAGAGGTGCACAAGATGCTGCAGCTGGCCATCAGCGAGGGATGTGAGGGCTTTGGCATGCTGTGA